The following coding sequences are from one Selenomonas sputigena ATCC 35185 window:
- the wecB gene encoding non-hydrolyzing UDP-N-acetylglucosamine 2-epimerase, which yields MKKIKVMTVFGTRPEAIKMAPIVLELKKHEAEITPLVAVTAQHREMLDQVLSLFSITPDYDLDIMAQGQTLFDITSKALLGLDGVLTKEKPDIVLVHGDTTTTFAGALASYYHQTAVGHVEAGLRTQDKYSPFPEEMNRKLTGAIADLHFAPTMTAKANLLREGVSESRIFVTGNTVIDALRQTVREDFSFDDALLDGLGRGGRRVVLVTTHRRENLGEPMRHVYKALKELVEELSDIEAVFPMHKNPKVREVAREELGGLDRVHLIDPLDYEPFANLMARSHLILTDSGGVQEEAPALGKPVLVLRNTTERPEAVEAGTVRLVGTDKERVYREAKELLTDDAAYQRMSGACNPYGDGEAARRIIQAIFYHAGLSHEKPDVFSAC from the coding sequence ATGAAGAAGATCAAGGTCATGACGGTTTTCGGCACGCGCCCCGAGGCGATCAAGATGGCGCCGATCGTGCTCGAACTCAAGAAGCATGAGGCAGAGATAACGCCGCTCGTCGCTGTGACGGCGCAGCACCGCGAGATGCTCGACCAAGTGCTTTCGCTCTTTTCTATCACGCCCGACTACGATCTCGACATCATGGCGCAGGGACAGACGCTCTTCGACATCACGTCGAAGGCGCTCCTAGGGCTCGATGGCGTTCTTACGAAGGAGAAGCCCGACATCGTGCTCGTGCATGGCGACACGACGACGACGTTTGCCGGAGCGCTCGCTTCTTATTATCATCAGACAGCGGTCGGACATGTGGAGGCGGGACTTCGTACACAGGACAAGTATTCGCCGTTTCCCGAGGAGATGAACCGCAAGCTCACGGGAGCGATCGCTGACCTCCACTTTGCGCCGACGATGACAGCAAAGGCGAATCTTCTGCGCGAGGGCGTGAGCGAAAGCCGCATCTTCGTCACGGGTAATACGGTCATCGACGCCCTGCGGCAGACGGTGCGCGAGGATTTTTCCTTCGACGATGCGCTGCTCGACGGCCTCGGCCGTGGGGGGCGGCGCGTCGTGCTCGTGACGACGCATCGGCGTGAGAATCTCGGCGAGCCGATGCGCCACGTCTACAAGGCGCTCAAGGAACTTGTCGAGGAACTTTCCGACATCGAAGCGGTGTTCCCTATGCACAAGAATCCCAAGGTGCGCGAAGTCGCCCGCGAAGAGCTCGGCGGCCTCGACCGCGTCCACCTCATCGATCCGTTGGACTACGAGCCGTTCGCGAACCTGATGGCGCGATCGCACCTCATTCTTACGGATTCGGGAGGTGTGCAGGAGGAGGCGCCGGCGCTTGGCAAGCCTGTGCTCGTGCTGCGCAATACGACGGAGCGGCCCGAAGCTGTGGAAGCGGGGACGGTGCGCCTCGTCGGCACGGATAAGGAGCGCGTCTACAGGGAAGCGAAGGAACTTCTGACCGACGATGCTGCTTACCAACGCATGAGCGGCGCCTGCAATCCCTACGGAGACGGTGAGGCTGCGCGCCGCATCATCCAGGCGATCTTTTACCATGCGGGTCTTTCCCATGAAAAGCCCGATGTCTTCTCCGCTTGCTGA
- a CDS encoding MraY family glycosyltransferase, protein MPNHVLAFLVAMVVAVAVTPAVIFFAEKTGALDAPDARKVHKKPVPRIGGVGIYIAFMVAMLSFMTYGELSDEVLTELAGLMTGGSLIVLLGLVDDYKNLPAKVKLLGQIVCACVLVAFDVRIDFITDPFGDYLYLEYLAIPATIFWIVGLTNTVNLIDGLDGLAAGVATIASVTICLVALQQGYALVAVLTAALAGAAIGFLFYNFNPAKIFMGDTGSMFLGFMLAGISVIGAVKSAATIALIVPILALGLPIMDTTFAIVRRYRGGVPIFKPDKGHLHHRLLDLGFTQRQAVLLMYIISALLGLSAVALTEVSGGIALLIFAGVVVSVLFGAKKLGIFRMNDSAQTH, encoded by the coding sequence ATGCCGAATCACGTTTTGGCGTTCCTCGTCGCCATGGTTGTCGCGGTTGCCGTGACGCCGGCGGTCATTTTTTTTGCAGAAAAAACGGGGGCGCTCGATGCGCCAGACGCGCGCAAGGTTCATAAGAAGCCGGTGCCGCGCATCGGCGGCGTCGGCATCTACATCGCCTTTATGGTCGCGATGCTCAGCTTTATGACTTACGGGGAGCTTTCGGATGAGGTTTTGACTGAACTGGCAGGACTCATGACGGGCGGCTCTCTCATCGTGCTTCTGGGACTCGTTGACGACTACAAGAATCTGCCTGCGAAGGTCAAGCTCCTTGGGCAGATCGTCTGTGCCTGCGTGCTCGTCGCTTTCGATGTGCGCATTGACTTCATCACCGATCCGTTCGGTGATTATCTTTACCTTGAGTATCTTGCCATACCCGCGACGATCTTCTGGATCGTCGGTCTGACGAATACCGTGAACCTCATCGACGGTCTCGACGGCTTGGCGGCGGGCGTCGCCACCATTGCGTCTGTGACCATCTGTCTCGTCGCCCTGCAGCAGGGCTATGCGCTCGTCGCCGTGCTGACGGCGGCGCTTGCGGGAGCTGCCATCGGCTTCCTTTTCTACAACTTCAATCCGGCGAAGATCTTCATGGGTGACACGGGCAGCATGTTCCTCGGCTTCATGCTCGCGGGCATCTCCGTCATCGGCGCCGTCAAGAGCGCGGCGACGATCGCTCTCATCGTGCCGATTCTCGCGCTCGGCCTTCCCATCATGGATACGACTTTCGCCATCGTGCGCCGCTATCGCGGCGGCGTGCCGATCTTCAAGCCGGACAAGGGACACTTGCATCACCGCCTGCTTGACCTCGGCTTCACGCAGCGCCAGGCGGTGCTCTTGATGTACATCATCAGCGCCCTTTTGGGTCTGAGTGCCGTCGCCTTGACGGAGGTTTCGGGCGGCATTGCGCTTCTCATCTTCGCCGGCGTCGTCGTCTCCGTGCTCTTTGGCGCGAAGAAGCTCGGCATCTTCCGCATGAACGATTCCGCCCAGACGCATTGA
- the tnpA gene encoding IS200/IS605 family transposase, with product MAQKANSLSHTKWLCKYHIVFTPKYRRKIIYNQYKASIRDILRQLCAYKGVEILEGHLMPDHVHMLVSIPPKLSVSQFMGYLKGKSALMIFDKHANLKYKFGNRHFWAERYYVSTVGLNEATIRKYIQEQERHDVAMDKLSVKEYEDPFKGSK from the coding sequence ATGGCACAGAAAGCTAATAGTTTATCGCATACAAAGTGGCTGTGCAAGTATCACATCGTGTTTACGCCTAAATACCGTAGGAAAATCATCTACAATCAGTATAAAGCGAGCATCCGTGACATTTTAAGGCAACTTTGTGCATATAAAGGTGTAGAGATTTTGGAAGGACACTTGATGCCCGATCATGTGCATATGTTGGTAAGCATTCCGCCGAAACTTAGTGTATCACAATTTATGGGATATCTCAAAGGGAAAAGTGCGTTAATGATATTTGACAAACACGCCAATTTGAAATACAAATTTGGCAATCGGCACTTTTGGGCAGAAAGATACTATGTGAGTACGGTTGGCTTAAATGAAGCAACCATTCGCAAGTATATCCAAGAGCAAGAAAGGCATGATGTTGCGATGGATAAGTTGAGTGTGAAGGAATACGAAGACCCTTTTAAGGGTAGCAAGTAG
- the hpf gene encoding ribosome hibernation-promoting factor, HPF/YfiA family, which produces MATFTVRGKNIEITPSLKDYVEKRVGKITKYFDEVGEISVLLTVSKGRHIVEVTVPIPGGVLLRGEEATMDMYTSIDLVVEKLERQIRKQKTRLAKRFRGGGFKEEAVQQMGAIPVQEEEGEFPLVKTKRFVVKPMDVQEAIMQMNLLNHNFFVFRNAESEEINVVYRRTDGKYALIEPGN; this is translated from the coding sequence ATGGCCACATTCACGGTACGAGGGAAAAACATTGAGATCACCCCGTCGCTCAAGGATTATGTCGAGAAGCGTGTCGGCAAAATCACGAAGTATTTCGACGAGGTGGGCGAAATCTCGGTGCTCCTCACGGTTTCCAAAGGACGCCATATTGTCGAAGTCACTGTGCCCATCCCGGGTGGTGTTCTGCTCCGGGGCGAGGAGGCCACGATGGATATGTACACCTCCATCGACCTCGTCGTCGAGAAGCTTGAGCGTCAGATTCGCAAGCAGAAGACGCGCCTTGCCAAGCGTTTCCGCGGCGGCGGTTTCAAAGAAGAGGCCGTGCAGCAGATGGGTGCGATTCCCGTACAGGAGGAGGAAGGCGAGTTCCCGCTCGTGAAGACGAAGCGCTTCGTCGTGAAGCCCATGGATGTGCAGGAGGCAATCATGCAGATGAACCTCTTGAACCACAACTTCTTCGTGTTCCGTAACGCTGAGTCGGAGGAGATCAACGTCGTTTATCGCCGCACGGACGGCAAGTACGCGCTGATCGAGCCGGGAAATTAA
- a CDS encoding cold shock domain-containing protein produces MVGKVKWFSAEKGYGFIEREDGDDVFVHFSAIQGDGFKTLAEGQGVEFEIVEGARGPQASNVVKTA; encoded by the coding sequence ATGGTTGGTAAGGTCAAATGGTTCAGCGCAGAAAAGGGCTATGGTTTCATCGAGAGGGAAGACGGCGATGATGTTTTTGTCCATTTCTCTGCAATCCAGGGCGATGGATTCAAGACGTTGGCTGAGGGTCAGGGCGTAGAATTCGAGATCGTCGAAGGTGCACGCGGCCCGCAGGCTTCCAATGTCGTGAAGACGGCGTAA
- the aroB gene encoding 3-dehydroquinate synthase — MHKVRVELGASSYDIFIGEDLLPEISDFVKAQNFSHKALVISDENVGKIYGERTLAALREAGLEPALHLVPAGEASKSLAVADEIFTHAIELGLDRRSPVFALGGGVVGDLAGFIAAAYMRGVPFVQLPTSLLAQVDSSVGGKVAVNHRLGKNLIGAFYQPAAVFADLATFATLPEREIRTGLGEIIKYGIIFDADFFAALEDHAADALRLSHDAALFMVERSCEIKAEVVAKDEKEGGLRRILNYGHTIAHAIEKETGYARYNHGEAVAIGSLGAAYISEALGMIDDADVLRVRRLTERLGLPLFAEGCTVEGLYAAIFHDKKTVDGKVNWVLMEGIGKVCVRDDVPESIVRTAMARCLRF; from the coding sequence ATGCACAAGGTGCGCGTGGAACTTGGCGCATCGAGTTACGACATCTTTATCGGCGAGGATCTTCTGCCGGAAATCTCCGATTTCGTAAAGGCGCAGAATTTCTCACACAAGGCGCTCGTCATCTCCGATGAAAATGTCGGGAAGATTTATGGCGAGAGGACATTGGCAGCCTTGCGCGAGGCAGGATTGGAACCTGCGCTCCATCTCGTGCCCGCAGGCGAAGCCTCGAAGTCGCTTGCCGTTGCAGATGAGATTTTCACACACGCCATCGAGCTGGGACTTGACCGCCGCTCGCCCGTATTCGCCTTGGGCGGCGGCGTCGTCGGCGACCTCGCGGGATTCATCGCTGCGGCGTACATGCGCGGCGTTCCTTTCGTGCAGCTGCCGACGAGCCTTCTCGCGCAGGTCGATTCAAGCGTCGGCGGCAAGGTCGCCGTCAACCATCGACTCGGCAAGAATCTCATCGGCGCTTTCTACCAGCCCGCTGCTGTTTTCGCCGATCTCGCGACATTCGCCACTCTGCCCGAGCGCGAGATCCGCACGGGACTCGGCGAGATCATTAAGTATGGCATCATTTTCGACGCAGATTTTTTTGCCGCTCTCGAAGATCATGCGGCAGACGCACTGCGCCTTTCGCATGATGCGGCGCTCTTCATGGTCGAGCGCTCGTGCGAAATCAAGGCGGAGGTTGTCGCCAAGGACGAGAAGGAAGGCGGTCTGCGCCGCATTTTAAACTACGGGCACACCATTGCCCACGCCATCGAGAAGGAAACAGGCTATGCGCGCTACAATCACGGCGAGGCCGTCGCCATCGGTTCTTTGGGCGCGGCCTACATCAGCGAGGCGCTCGGCATGATCGATGATGCCGACGTCCTGCGCGTGCGCCGTCTGACAGAGCGTCTGGGACTGCCCCTATTCGCCGAAGGCTGCACGGTCGAAGGCCTCTATGCGGCGATCTTCCACGACAAGAAGACGGTCGACGGCAAGGTCAACTGGGTGCTCATGGAAGGCATCGGCAAGGTCTGCGTGCGAGACGATGTGCCAGAGAGCATCGTGCGTACGGCGATGGCGCGCTGCTTGAGATTTTAG
- a CDS encoding shikimate kinase translates to MKNVVLIGFMGTGKTSTGRALAQRLGRAFVDLDRMIEEEAGRSIPEIFASEGEAAFRALEREAVRRTAKRRALVISTGGGTVKDAANVALLKENGAIICLTASVDVVLARTAHVGDRPVLDAKDAGDRRQAVADLMAERRELYDVADYSVDTSDLSPLQVVDDIAGYLKREGVFRA, encoded by the coding sequence ATGAAGAACGTCGTATTGATCGGCTTCATGGGCACGGGCAAGACGAGCACGGGACGTGCACTTGCACAGCGTCTCGGCCGCGCCTTCGTCGATCTCGACCGCATGATCGAGGAAGAGGCGGGGCGTTCGATTCCCGAGATCTTCGCCTCTGAGGGTGAGGCGGCTTTCCGCGCTTTGGAAAGGGAGGCGGTCAGGCGCACGGCCAAGCGCCGTGCTCTCGTGATTTCGACGGGCGGCGGCACGGTCAAGGACGCGGCGAATGTGGCGCTGCTCAAGGAGAACGGTGCGATCATCTGCTTGACGGCCTCTGTTGACGTCGTGCTCGCGCGCACGGCTCATGTGGGCGACCGCCCCGTGCTCGACGCAAAGGATGCAGGAGATCGCCGGCAGGCGGTGGCAGACCTCATGGCGGAGCGCAGGGAGCTTTATGATGTCGCGGATTACAGCGTTGACACGAGCGATCTTTCACCGCTGCAGGTCGTCGACGACATCGCCGGCTATTTGAAGAGGGAAGGTGTTTTTCGTGCGTGA
- the aroC gene encoding chorismate synthase, with protein sequence MSTLRFLTAGESHGPSLTAILEGIPAGLSLKLENINRDLARRQKGYGRGGRMKIETDTVRILSGVRFGETLGSPITLSVENRDWQNWQERMAAFGEAHGEKVTAARPGHADLTGVRKYAREDIRDILERASARETAMRVAVGAVAKELLFALGVTVESAVLDIGGVAADAAKRETGAAHKAASELNCFDAEAEERMKEKIRAAKEAGDTLGGIFEVRIAGAPLGLGSHIQWDRRLDARFAAALMSIQAIKGVEIGAGFGYAALPGSEAHDEMFLGENDSVVRRTNRAGGLEGGMTNGEDIVIRAVMKPIPTLMKPLHSVDIEKKAPVLASKERSDVCAVPAASVVGEAMAAFVLAEAFIEKFDSDNMRDMKADVEAYKKRTEEA encoded by the coding sequence TTGAGCACATTGCGTTTTTTAACGGCGGGCGAATCACACGGCCCGTCTTTGACAGCCATCTTGGAGGGCATTCCGGCGGGGCTTTCGCTGAAATTGGAAAACATCAACCGTGATTTGGCGCGTCGTCAGAAGGGCTACGGGCGCGGCGGACGCATGAAGATCGAAACGGATACGGTGCGAATTCTCTCGGGCGTGCGCTTCGGCGAGACGCTCGGTTCTCCTATTACGCTCTCGGTCGAGAACCGCGATTGGCAGAACTGGCAGGAGCGTATGGCGGCGTTCGGCGAGGCGCACGGTGAGAAGGTGACGGCGGCGCGCCCCGGACACGCAGACCTCACGGGCGTTCGGAAGTACGCGCGTGAAGACATCCGCGACATCTTGGAGCGGGCGAGCGCGAGAGAGACGGCGATGCGCGTCGCCGTCGGCGCTGTGGCGAAGGAGCTGCTCTTCGCACTCGGCGTCACGGTCGAATCCGCCGTGCTCGACATCGGCGGCGTCGCCGCTGATGCGGCCAAGCGCGAGACGGGCGCGGCGCATAAGGCGGCGTCGGAACTCAACTGCTTTGACGCTGAGGCCGAAGAGCGCATGAAAGAGAAGATTCGCGCGGCGAAAGAGGCGGGCGATACGCTCGGCGGCATCTTCGAGGTACGCATTGCGGGTGCGCCGCTCGGACTCGGCAGCCACATCCAGTGGGATAGGCGTCTCGACGCGCGGTTTGCCGCTGCCTTGATGTCGATCCAGGCCATCAAGGGCGTCGAGATCGGCGCAGGCTTTGGCTATGCGGCACTCCCTGGCAGCGAGGCGCACGACGAGATGTTCTTGGGTGAGAACGACTCCGTTGTGCGCAGGACGAACCGCGCGGGCGGCCTTGAGGGCGGCATGACGAACGGCGAGGATATCGTCATTCGCGCCGTCATGAAGCCGATTCCGACGCTGATGAAGCCACTTCATTCCGTTGACATCGAAAAAAAAGCGCCCGTGCTCGCTTCGAAGGAGCGCAGCGACGTCTGCGCCGTGCCCGCCGCCTCTGTCGTCGGCGAGGCGATGGCGGCCTTCGTGCTCGCCGAAGCCTTCATCGAGAAGTTTGACAGCGACAATATGCGCGACATGAAAGCGGATGTCGAAGCGTACAAGAAGCGCACGGAGGAGGCGTGA
- the pilO gene encoding type 4a pilus biogenesis protein PilO: MRSKMLLSAIFALALLLCAAFFRLCFLPQRAEIARLEEEAAKEQEALIAVQNFMNAHGDGAERAKARAERSAALEKRLPARMGQGDFLALLEREAQHEKLMLAAVAPGQIEEEGGVSRLPLDVELDGDYFHLLAFLKDLEKSERFVRMESTEIKSEDGRLHVKMRLSIFAEKE; encoded by the coding sequence ATGCGGTCAAAGATGCTTCTCTCGGCAATCTTTGCGCTGGCGCTGCTTCTCTGCGCGGCATTCTTCCGACTGTGCTTTTTGCCGCAGCGTGCGGAAATCGCGAGGCTGGAAGAAGAAGCGGCGAAGGAACAAGAAGCGCTCATCGCCGTGCAGAACTTCATGAACGCACACGGCGACGGGGCGGAACGCGCAAAAGCGCGTGCCGAACGCAGCGCCGCGTTGGAAAAACGCCTGCCCGCTCGCATGGGGCAGGGCGATTTCCTCGCGCTCTTGGAGCGCGAAGCGCAGCATGAAAAGCTGATGCTCGCCGCCGTTGCGCCCGGGCAGATTGAAGAGGAGGGCGGCGTTTCGCGCCTGCCGCTCGATGTGGAGTTGGACGGCGATTATTTTCATCTGCTCGCCTTCCTGAAGGATTTGGAAAAGAGCGAGCGCTTCGTCCGCATGGAGAGCACGGAGATCAAGAGCGAGGACGGCAGGCTTCATGTGAAGATGCGGCTTTCGATTTTTGCCGAGAAGGAATGA
- a CDS encoding PilN domain-containing protein produces the protein MLRKMRALLREPQRGAVGVSLTDGGICLACLAGTEEFQRREETLHLPLPPMEAKESLWQEAAGVIQVALAKRVWEKSRIAVCLTEDEVFSYSREFPPLSEREMREAARWDLLASLPDAREEAAYSLDFRRVGEREVVLAALPREKAQEIHRAFSHEGLCLASLCFLPTGAGRQVPGTFAADGMNLAADDLPQEEDGAAFLAAQELLSREKNHLELLPELMRPADWAFGRLAALLAGIFFFCMASIYGWNAWRIHELQGVVQKTAHEMTLLSAERARMEQEAQEDGRVAQKERQLISLSKGALPCRSLLVHFGTRTVEGAWIRGLRVVDGHAVELEGAATSYDALADFVRVLEEDKGFFRAAPVLKKSERKQEAAGGSLIYFSLELKI, from the coding sequence GTGCTGAGAAAGATGCGTGCGCTGTTGCGTGAGCCGCAGCGCGGGGCAGTGGGCGTCTCTTTGACGGATGGCGGAATCTGTCTCGCCTGTCTTGCAGGGACGGAAGAATTTCAACGCAGGGAGGAGACGCTGCATCTTCCCTTGCCGCCGATGGAGGCAAAGGAATCGCTTTGGCAGGAGGCGGCGGGCGTCATCCAAGTTGCCCTTGCCAAGCGCGTCTGGGAGAAGAGCCGCATCGCCGTCTGTTTGACGGAAGACGAGGTCTTTTCCTACAGCAGGGAGTTTCCTCCTTTGTCCGAGCGGGAGATGCGCGAGGCTGCGCGTTGGGACTTGCTCGCGAGTCTGCCGGATGCCCGTGAGGAGGCGGCGTACTCGCTGGATTTTCGGCGCGTGGGCGAGAGGGAGGTCGTTCTGGCGGCCTTGCCGCGCGAAAAGGCGCAGGAAATTCATCGCGCTTTCTCGCATGAGGGACTCTGCCTTGCGTCCCTGTGCTTCTTGCCGACAGGAGCAGGGCGGCAAGTGCCGGGTACTTTTGCCGCAGATGGAATGAATTTGGCGGCGGACGATTTGCCGCAGGAAGAGGATGGGGCTGCTTTTCTGGCGGCGCAGGAACTTCTTTCGCGAGAGAAAAATCACTTGGAACTGCTGCCCGAGTTGATGCGTCCGGCAGATTGGGCATTCGGCAGGCTGGCCGCCCTGCTTGCGGGCATTTTCTTCTTCTGCATGGCGTCGATTTATGGCTGGAACGCTTGGCGCATTCATGAGCTGCAGGGAGTGGTGCAGAAAACCGCGCACGAGATGACGCTCCTTTCCGCTGAGAGGGCACGCATGGAGCAAGAGGCGCAGGAGGATGGACGTGTCGCGCAAAAGGAACGCCAGCTCATTTCCTTGTCGAAAGGCGCTCTGCCGTGCCGCAGCCTCTTGGTACACTTCGGCACGCGCACGGTCGAAGGCGCTTGGATTCGCGGACTGCGCGTCGTCGACGGTCATGCGGTCGAGCTTGAGGGCGCGGCGACGAGTTACGACGCTCTGGCGGATTTCGTGCGCGTGTTGGAGGAGGACAAGGGCTTCTTCCGGGCGGCTCCCGTGCTGAAGAAGTCGGAGCGCAAGCAAGAAGCGGCGGGAGGCTCGCTCATTTATTTTTCGTTGGAATTGAAGATATGA
- a CDS encoding PilW family protein, with product MREKSCGTCQESRASALKEEGYVLLEFLTSFPVYVVLLVSLFAVWLSFLKSYVVLLGDWELQQEMRLTLERIAQDASMATHIECSAPYELHIERHVNGKKSTTDYVLREGRKGQPPYISKKVSGEDHGYYAPQPMTGGSNVFGNLAVVDFQCVPDKGLLHLSLTGENRRTKKRVTFSTDICLPPKEKEEKEAQGGKT from the coding sequence GTGCGGGAGAAATCGTGCGGGACGTGCCAGGAGAGCCGCGCTTCTGCCTTGAAGGAGGAAGGCTATGTGCTGCTGGAGTTTCTGACGAGCTTTCCCGTTTACGTCGTGCTGCTCGTCAGCCTTTTCGCGGTATGGCTGTCCTTTCTCAAGAGCTATGTCGTGCTCCTGGGCGACTGGGAACTGCAGCAGGAGATGCGCCTGACGCTTGAGCGCATCGCGCAGGATGCGTCGATGGCGACGCACATCGAGTGCAGCGCGCCGTATGAACTTCATATTGAACGGCATGTCAACGGGAAGAAATCGACGACGGACTATGTGCTGCGTGAGGGCAGGAAGGGGCAGCCGCCGTACATCAGCAAGAAGGTATCGGGCGAAGACCATGGCTACTACGCGCCGCAGCCCATGACGGGCGGCAGCAACGTCTTCGGCAATCTGGCCGTCGTCGATTTTCAATGTGTGCCGGACAAAGGGCTTCTGCACCTGAGTCTCACGGGGGAGAATCGGCGCACGAAGAAGCGCGTGACATTTTCGACCGACATTTGTCTGCCGCCGAAAGAGAAGGAAGAGAAGGAGGCGCAAGGTGGCAAGACTTGA
- a CDS encoding prepilin-type N-terminal cleavage/methylation domain-containing protein — protein sequence MKEEGFTLLELLVVCLVLALVAALSVPVVRVTERMRLEREAALLASDFRYLQEVSRTERTADGKGEWRLRPKLVVEAHRYYFLLPWAAGEVLTHSFPEDVYAVPSGSSAQSAATYSFDSSGDPSGTSALGHTIELQSPHYSLDVIIDEAGRVRTESRRLP from the coding sequence ATGAAGGAGGAAGGCTTCACCCTGTTGGAATTGCTTGTCGTCTGCCTCGTTCTCGCGCTCGTTGCGGCGCTTTCCGTGCCCGTCGTGCGCGTGACGGAGCGCATGCGCTTGGAGCGCGAGGCGGCGCTTTTGGCGAGCGATTTCCGCTATCTGCAGGAGGTTTCGCGCACGGAGCGCACGGCGGACGGCAAGGGCGAATGGAGGCTGCGCCCGAAACTCGTCGTGGAGGCGCATCGCTACTATTTCCTTCTGCCGTGGGCGGCGGGCGAGGTTCTGACGCATTCCTTTCCCGAAGACGTCTACGCCGTGCCGAGCGGTTCGAGTGCGCAGTCTGCGGCGACGTATTCGTTTGACTCATCGGGCGATCCGAGCGGGACGAGCGCCTTGGGACACACGATCGAGCTGCAGTCGCCGCACTATTCGCTCGACGTCATCATCGATGAGGCGGGGCGCGTGCGCACGGAAAGCAGGCGATTGCCATGA
- a CDS encoding prepilin peptidase gives MHGFQRVKPLPFCGEAAFVGGTLCAALFLWRMDGFGMVFFQRWLFFAFLWRISLLDWRHGLVFDRLVLPFCVIGIAFSLFSGALPLENFVFAAFLAGGFLYLLRLVSRGGMGGGDVKLSFALGLWLGLEGVALALFLAFFSGGLAAFCLLLFGREKRGRRIAFAPFLALGAVLSLLFADDLLAFYGGLL, from the coding sequence ATGCACGGTTTTCAGCGCGTGAAGCCGCTGCCCTTTTGCGGCGAGGCGGCATTTGTCGGCGGGACGCTCTGTGCGGCGTTGTTTCTCTGGCGCATGGACGGTTTCGGCATGGTATTCTTCCAGCGCTGGCTTTTCTTCGCATTTCTCTGGCGCATCTCCCTGCTCGACTGGCGGCACGGCCTCGTTTTTGACCGCCTCGTTTTGCCGTTCTGCGTCATCGGCATTGCGTTCTCGCTGTTTTCAGGCGCTCTGCCGCTGGAAAACTTCGTGTTCGCCGCTTTTCTCGCTGGCGGCTTCCTTTACCTCCTGCGCCTTGTTTCTCGCGGCGGCATGGGCGGCGGCGATGTGAAGCTCAGCTTCGCTCTCGGACTTTGGCTCGGCTTGGAGGGCGTCGCGCTCGCGCTCTTCCTCGCCTTTTTCAGCGGTGGACTCGCAGCCTTCTGCCTGCTGCTCTTCGGGCGCGAAAAGCGCGGGCGACGCATCGCCTTCGCGCCGTTTCTTGCCTTGGGCGCGGTTCTTTCCCTGCTTTTTGCCGACGATCTTCTTGCCTTTTATGGAGGGCTTCTGTGA
- a CDS encoding competence type IV pilus major pilin ComGC, giving the protein MYGCMLLKKKMRQKESGRQGAMAGAFEARDESRCRSGRKKRRPLGEEGFTLLEMLLVICIIGVLAAVAVPKFSQSMTLANTSKIQADLSTLNTAVGLYRAEKGVNPKTLDQLKEYVVNLDALKPPSGKYFLRDKTEAQQAGASYALKEVNGELQATLDEHPLQAFGRAEKKEASGT; this is encoded by the coding sequence ATGTACGGATGTATGCTGCTCAAAAAGAAAATGCGGCAGAAGGAGAGCGGGCGGCAGGGGGCGATGGCCGGCGCATTCGAGGCGCGGGACGAGAGCCGATGCAGGAGCGGCCGAAAGAAGCGCCGCCCCTTAGGCGAGGAGGGCTTCACGCTCCTTGAAATGCTCCTCGTCATTTGCATCATCGGCGTGCTCGCCGCCGTCGCCGTGCCGAAGTTCTCGCAGTCGATGACGCTCGCGAACACGTCGAAGATTCAGGCCGACCTCAGCACGCTCAACACGGCGGTGGGGCTTTATCGTGCGGAAAAGGGCGTCAATCCGAAGACTTTGGATCAGCTGAAGGAGTATGTTGTCAATCTCGACGCACTGAAGCCGCCATCGGGAAAATATTTTCTGCGCGATAAAACGGAGGCACAGCAGGCGGGTGCGAGTTACGCGCTGAAGGAAGTGAATGGAGAACTGCAGGCGACGCTTGACGAGCACCCCCTTCAGGCGTTTGGCAGGGCGGAAAAGAAAGAAGCGTCGGGCACTTGA